A stretch of Arthrobacter sp. NEB 688 DNA encodes these proteins:
- a CDS encoding APC family permease, whose protein sequence is MSTEVEQGRVAGEEPTELKRVMGPKLLLLFIVGDILGTGVYALTGEVAAEVGGAAWVPFLVAFVIATITAFSYLELVTKYPQAAGAALYTHKAFGLHFVTFIVAFTVMCSGITSASTASRAFASNFAKGFGLDADNATLIMAIALAFMGLVALVNFRGVGESVKANIVLTCVELSGLLLVIMVGFYAVFAGRTDFSRTVVFDSPGDKNAFLAVTAATSLAFFAMVGFEDSVNMAEETKDPVRNFPKMMLTGLGITGAIYVLVALFAVAIVPVGELASGDTPLVTVVETAAPDIPISTLLPFISMFAVANSALINMLMASRLLYGMARQEVLPPFLGKVHRGRQTPWAAILFTTAVAVGLIVVVTQNAQGQVISALGGTTALLLLGVFTIVNVCVLVLRRDRIDRKHFVAPTVLPVIGAVLCAFFVGPWTGRDGLQYQIAGWLLAIGVVLWAITWFANRAIRGKKTYLRDPEDLAESEGTVN, encoded by the coding sequence ATGAGCACCGAGGTGGAGCAGGGCCGGGTGGCGGGCGAGGAGCCCACCGAGCTCAAGCGGGTCATGGGGCCGAAGCTGCTCCTGCTGTTCATCGTCGGCGACATCCTCGGCACCGGCGTCTACGCGCTGACCGGTGAGGTCGCGGCCGAGGTCGGCGGCGCGGCGTGGGTGCCCTTCCTCGTCGCGTTCGTCATCGCGACGATCACGGCGTTCTCCTACCTCGAGCTCGTGACGAAGTACCCGCAGGCGGCCGGTGCGGCCCTCTACACGCACAAGGCGTTCGGGCTGCACTTCGTGACGTTCATCGTCGCCTTCACCGTCATGTGCTCCGGCATCACGAGCGCCTCGACCGCCTCACGGGCCTTCGCCTCGAACTTCGCCAAGGGCTTCGGGCTGGACGCCGACAACGCGACGCTCATCATGGCGATCGCGCTGGCCTTCATGGGGCTGGTCGCGCTCGTCAACTTCCGCGGGGTGGGGGAGTCGGTCAAGGCCAACATCGTCCTCACCTGCGTCGAGCTCTCCGGCCTGCTGCTCGTCATCATGGTCGGCTTCTACGCCGTCTTCGCCGGCCGCACCGACTTCAGCCGCACGGTCGTCTTCGACAGCCCCGGCGACAAGAACGCCTTCCTCGCCGTCACCGCCGCGACCTCGCTCGCGTTCTTCGCGATGGTCGGCTTCGAGGACTCGGTCAACATGGCCGAGGAGACCAAGGACCCGGTCCGCAACTTCCCGAAGATGATGCTGACCGGCCTGGGCATCACCGGCGCGATCTACGTCCTCGTGGCGCTCTTCGCGGTGGCGATCGTCCCCGTCGGCGAGCTGGCGAGCGGGGACACCCCGCTGGTGACGGTCGTCGAGACCGCGGCCCCCGACATCCCCATCTCGACCCTCCTGCCCTTCATCTCGATGTTCGCCGTCGCCAACTCGGCCCTCATCAACATGCTCATGGCCAGCCGCCTGCTCTACGGGATGGCCCGCCAGGAGGTCCTGCCGCCCTTCCTCGGCAAGGTGCACCGCGGTCGGCAGACGCCGTGGGCGGCCATCCTCTTCACGACCGCCGTCGCCGTCGGGCTCATCGTCGTCGTGACCCAGAACGCGCAGGGCCAGGTCATCTCGGCCCTCGGCGGGACGACCGCGCTGCTCCTGCTCGGGGTCTTCACGATCGTCAACGTCTGTGTGCTCGTCCTGCGCCGCGACCGGATCGACCGCAAGCACTTCGTCGCGCCGACGGTCCTGCCGGTCATCGGGGCGGTCCTGTGCGCGTTCTTCGTCGGCCCGTGGACCGGGCGCGACGGGCTGCAGTACCAGATCGCCGGCTGGCTGCTCGCGATCGGCGTCGTGCTCTGGGCGATCACGTGGTTCGCCAACCGCGCCATCCGCGGCAAGAAGACCTACCTGCGCGACCCCGAGGACCTCGCGGAGTCCGAGGGCACCGTCAACTGA
- a CDS encoding LacI family DNA-binding transcriptional regulator, whose translation MATVSRALRGLDRVSPETRQRVLEVAEELHYVASPTATSLASGRTRVVAVVAPFLTRWFFATLVSAIEKELRSHGHHAILFDLEDDSYDQRLPLTQNMLWKRVDGVITLNVPMEPEEVELVDRLGLPLVAIGSAVPGRACVRIDDGATMRTAVEHLISLGHRRIGYIGDVPRNVAHVQTPQDRLTAFRTTMAESGLEVVEEWILGSDWTAEAAARDSAVLLSHPQRPTAVVAASDEMAIGVRESARKGGLRVPEDLSVIGIDDYVLSGVLGLTTVRQDVAAQGREAAVLLLRALTGDAPVLEQVVMPTELVVRESTGPVPLS comes from the coding sequence GTGGCCACGGTCTCCCGCGCGCTCCGGGGCCTGGACCGGGTCTCCCCCGAGACCCGGCAACGGGTCCTCGAGGTCGCCGAGGAGCTGCACTACGTCGCGTCGCCGACGGCGACGTCCCTCGCCTCCGGGCGGACCAGGGTCGTCGCCGTCGTCGCGCCGTTCCTCACCCGCTGGTTCTTCGCGACCCTCGTCAGCGCCATCGAGAAGGAGCTGCGCTCGCACGGGCACCACGCGATCCTCTTCGACCTCGAGGACGACAGCTACGACCAGCGCCTGCCGCTGACGCAGAACATGCTCTGGAAGCGCGTCGACGGCGTCATCACCCTCAACGTGCCGATGGAGCCCGAGGAGGTCGAGCTCGTCGACCGGCTGGGCCTGCCGCTCGTGGCCATCGGCTCCGCGGTCCCCGGCCGCGCGTGCGTGCGCATCGACGACGGCGCGACGATGCGCACCGCCGTCGAGCACCTCATCTCGCTCGGGCACCGCCGGATCGGCTACATCGGCGACGTCCCCCGCAACGTCGCGCACGTCCAGACGCCGCAGGACCGCCTCACCGCGTTCCGCACGACGATGGCCGAGTCGGGCCTCGAGGTCGTCGAGGAGTGGATCCTCGGCTCGGACTGGACCGCGGAGGCCGCCGCCCGCGACAGCGCGGTCCTCCTCTCGCACCCGCAGCGCCCGACGGCGGTCGTCGCCGCCTCCGACGAGATGGCCATCGGCGTGCGCGAGAGCGCCCGCAAGGGCGGACTGCGCGTGCCGGAGGACCTCTCGGTCATCGGCATCGACGACTACGTGCTCTCGGGCGTCCTCGGCCTGACGACCGTCCGCCAGGACGTCGCCGCCCAGGGCCGCGAGGCCGCGGTGCTCCTCCTGCGCGCGCTGACCGGCGACGCGCCGGTGCTCGAGCAGGTCGTCATGCCGACCGAGCTCGTCGTGCGCGAGTCGACCGGGCCGGTCCCCCTCAGTTGA
- a CDS encoding DNA topoisomerase IV subunit B has protein sequence MPATAAKKTATSKSATEYTAHHLQVLEGLEAVRKRPGMYIGSTDSRGLMHCLWEIIDNAVDEALGGFCDRVEVTLHHDGSVEVRDNGRGVPVDIEPRTGLTGVELVYTRLHAGGKFGGGSYTASGGLHGVGASVVNALSSRLDVEVDRGGKTYAMSFRRGEPGVFSDVAGAQGRKDPEHEFTPYTRTSDLEVIGRAKRGVTGTRVRYWADRQIFLQEAGLDLEGLLGRARQTSFLVPGLTIVVRDERGEEPTEEVFLHDGGISEFCEYLAADAPVTDVWRLQGTGSFTETVPVLDAAGHMTPTEVERECAVDVAVRWGTGYDTTLRSFVNIIATPKGGTHVAGFEQSLLKVLRKQVEANARRLKAGSDKLEKDDALAGLTAVVTVRLAEPQFEGQTKEVLGTAAVRQIVSRVVERELTALLLETKRPVKQQAATLLEKVVAEMKSRISARMHKETQRRKTALESSSLPAKLADCRSSDPEHTELFIVEGDSALGTAKLARSSDHQALLPIRGKILNVQKASVTDMLGNAECASIIQVIGAGSGRTFDLESARYGKVIIMTDADVDGAHIRTLLLTLFFRYMRPLVEAGRVYAAVPPLHRIEVVNPGSKANEVIYTYSEAEMRRTMATLTKRGKKTKPLQRYKGLGEMDADQLAETTMDPAHRTLRKVTLGDLDTAGKVFELLMGGEVGPRKDFIIESAGALDRERIDA, from the coding sequence GTGCCTGCGACCGCTGCCAAGAAGACCGCGACGAGCAAGTCCGCGACCGAGTACACCGCCCACCACCTCCAGGTCCTCGAGGGCCTCGAGGCGGTGCGCAAGCGTCCCGGCATGTACATCGGGTCCACCGACTCCCGCGGCCTCATGCACTGCCTCTGGGAGATCATCGACAACGCCGTCGACGAGGCCCTCGGCGGCTTCTGCGACCGCGTCGAGGTGACGCTCCACCACGACGGGTCGGTCGAGGTCCGCGACAACGGCCGCGGCGTCCCCGTCGACATCGAGCCCCGCACCGGCCTGACCGGCGTCGAGCTCGTCTACACGCGCCTGCACGCCGGCGGCAAGTTCGGCGGCGGCTCGTACACCGCCTCCGGTGGCCTGCACGGCGTCGGCGCCTCGGTCGTCAACGCCCTCTCCTCGCGCCTCGACGTCGAGGTCGACCGCGGCGGCAAGACCTACGCGATGAGCTTTCGCCGCGGCGAGCCGGGCGTCTTCTCCGACGTGGCCGGCGCCCAGGGCCGCAAGGACCCCGAGCACGAGTTCACGCCCTACACCCGCACGAGCGACCTCGAGGTCATCGGGCGGGCCAAGCGCGGCGTCACCGGCACCCGGGTGCGGTACTGGGCCGACCGGCAGATCTTCCTCCAGGAGGCCGGACTCGACCTCGAGGGCCTGCTCGGCCGCGCGCGCCAGACCTCCTTCCTCGTGCCCGGGCTGACGATCGTCGTGCGCGACGAGCGCGGCGAGGAGCCCACCGAGGAGGTCTTCCTCCACGACGGCGGCATCTCCGAGTTCTGCGAGTACCTCGCGGCCGACGCCCCGGTCACCGACGTGTGGCGCCTGCAGGGCACCGGCTCCTTCACCGAGACCGTGCCGGTCCTCGACGCCGCGGGCCACATGACCCCGACCGAGGTCGAGCGCGAGTGCGCCGTCGACGTCGCGGTGCGCTGGGGCACCGGCTACGACACGACGCTGCGCTCGTTCGTCAACATCATCGCCACCCCCAAGGGCGGCACCCACGTCGCCGGCTTCGAGCAGTCGCTGCTCAAGGTGCTGCGCAAGCAGGTCGAGGCCAACGCCCGCCGGCTCAAGGCCGGCTCCGACAAGCTCGAGAAGGACGACGCACTCGCCGGCCTCACCGCCGTCGTCACCGTGCGCCTGGCCGAGCCGCAGTTCGAGGGCCAGACCAAGGAGGTCCTGGGCACCGCCGCCGTCCGCCAGATCGTCTCCCGCGTCGTCGAGCGCGAGCTGACCGCGCTCCTCCTCGAGACCAAGCGCCCGGTCAAGCAGCAGGCCGCGACCCTCCTCGAGAAGGTCGTCGCCGAGATGAAGTCGCGGATCAGCGCGCGGATGCACAAGGAGACGCAGCGCCGCAAGACCGCGCTCGAGTCCTCGTCGCTCCCGGCGAAGCTCGCCGACTGCCGCAGCAGCGACCCCGAGCACACCGAGCTGTTCATCGTCGAGGGCGACAGCGCGCTCGGCACGGCGAAGCTGGCCCGCAGCAGCGACCACCAGGCCCTGCTGCCGATCCGCGGCAAGATCCTCAACGTCCAGAAGGCCTCGGTCACCGACATGCTCGGCAACGCCGAGTGCGCCTCGATCATCCAGGTCATCGGCGCCGGCTCCGGGCGCACCTTCGACCTCGAGTCGGCGCGCTACGGCAAGGTCATCATCATGACCGACGCCGACGTCGACGGCGCCCACATCCGGACACTCCTGCTCACCCTCTTCTTCCGCTACATGCGCCCGCTCGTCGAGGCCGGTCGGGTCTACGCCGCGGTGCCGCCGCTGCACCGCATCGAGGTCGTCAACCCGGGCAGCAAGGCCAACGAGGTCATCTACACCTACTCCGAGGCCGAGATGCGCCGGACGATGGCGACCCTGACCAAGCGCGGGAAGAAGACCAAGCCGCTGCAGCGCTACAAGGGCCTCGGCGAGATGGACGCCGACCAGCTGGCCGAGACGACGATGGACCCCGCGCACCGCACCCTGCGCAAGGTGACCCTCGGCGACCTCGACACCGCCGGCAAGGTCTTCGAGCTGCTCATGGGCGGCGAGGTCGGCCCGCGCAAGGACTTCATCATCGAGAGCGCCGGCGCGCTCGACCGCGAGCGCATCGACGCCTGA
- a CDS encoding sugar ABC transporter permease — translation MVSSVLQALPVGILPEPLLRAESTGGKFLLMAFAVLLFAAIFGLVLFLASLFKGREGEKVQGFLFALPAIFLLAVGLLYPAILTIIQSLRGRSGEAGFTLDNYVQMFTQPELLTVLRNTALWVVLVPFLATAIGLLYAILIDRARGEAFAKALIFLPMAISMVGAGIIWKFVYQYKQTERPQIGLLNGVLKALGFETQQFLLDAPVNTLMLIIVMVWIQAGFAMTVLSAAIKAIPDDIIEAARLDGVSGFRMFRFITLPSIRSALVVVLTTIGIGTLKVFDIVRTMTAGQFDTSVVANEFYNQSFRYNAPGLGAALAVLLFILVVPIVTYNIVQMRKEA, via the coding sequence ATGGTGTCCAGCGTGCTGCAGGCCCTCCCGGTCGGAATCCTCCCCGAGCCCCTCCTGCGTGCCGAGAGCACCGGCGGCAAGTTCCTCCTCATGGCCTTCGCGGTCCTGCTGTTCGCCGCGATCTTCGGCCTCGTCCTCTTCCTCGCCTCGCTCTTCAAGGGCCGCGAGGGAGAGAAGGTCCAGGGCTTCCTCTTCGCCCTCCCCGCGATCTTCCTGCTCGCCGTCGGCCTGCTCTACCCGGCCATCCTCACGATCATCCAGTCGCTGCGCGGCCGCTCCGGCGAGGCCGGCTTCACGCTCGACAACTACGTGCAGATGTTCACCCAGCCCGAGCTGCTGACGGTGCTGCGCAACACCGCCCTCTGGGTGGTCCTCGTCCCGTTCCTCGCGACCGCGATCGGCCTGCTGTACGCGATCCTCATCGACCGCGCCCGCGGCGAGGCCTTCGCCAAGGCCCTGATCTTCCTGCCGATGGCCATCTCGATGGTCGGCGCCGGCATCATCTGGAAGTTCGTCTACCAGTACAAGCAGACCGAGCGGCCGCAGATCGGCCTGCTCAACGGCGTCCTCAAGGCGCTGGGCTTCGAGACCCAGCAGTTCCTCCTCGACGCCCCGGTCAACACGCTCATGCTCATCATCGTCATGGTCTGGATCCAGGCCGGGTTCGCGATGACCGTCCTCTCCGCCGCCATCAAGGCCATCCCCGACGACATCATCGAGGCCGCGCGCCTCGACGGCGTCTCGGGCTTCCGGATGTTCCGCTTCATCACGCTGCCGAGCATCCGCTCCGCCCTCGTCGTCGTCCTCACGACGATCGGCATCGGCACGCTCAAGGTCTTCGACATCGTCCGGACCATGACGGCCGGCCAGTTCGACACCTCGGTCGTCGCCAACGAGTTCTACAACCAGAGCTTCCGCTACAACGCCCCCGGTCTCGGGGCCGCGCTCGCGGTGCTGCTCTTCATCCTCGTCGTCCCGATCGTCACCTACAACATCGTGCAGATGCGGAAGGAGGCCTGA
- a CDS encoding carbohydrate ABC transporter permease, whose amino-acid sequence MSTLQPAATPESVTTESGVTVTGKRRKKSAAGNAAKAITSPWASLVAVVIAVLWTLPTIGLFVTSFRRQIDIQRTGWWTAFSNPGDFTLENYRQALAPSSTSSFSQYFINTIVITVPAVLLPIFLASLAAYAFAWMPFPGRDFLFVAVFALQIVPLQVALIPLLDIYVNKLGFGASYWSVWLSHTIFALPLATFLIHNFMKELPGELMEAARVDGAGHVTIFFKILLPLLTPALAAFGIFQFLWVWNDLLVSLVFLGGTPDVAPVTVRVAELSGSRGSAWYILSAGAFISMVVPVAVFLALQRFFVRGLLAGGLKG is encoded by the coding sequence GTGAGCACCCTCCAGCCCGCCGCCACGCCAGAGTCCGTCACCACCGAGAGCGGCGTCACCGTCACCGGCAAGCGCCGCAAGAAGTCGGCCGCCGGCAACGCCGCCAAGGCGATCACCTCGCCCTGGGCCTCCCTCGTCGCCGTCGTCATCGCGGTCCTGTGGACCCTGCCGACGATCGGCCTGTTCGTCACCTCGTTCCGCCGGCAGATCGACATCCAGCGCACCGGCTGGTGGACCGCCTTCAGCAACCCGGGTGACTTCACGCTCGAGAACTACCGCCAGGCGCTCGCGCCGAGCAGCACCTCGAGCTTCAGCCAGTACTTCATCAACACGATCGTCATCACCGTCCCCGCGGTGCTCCTGCCGATCTTCCTCGCCTCGCTCGCGGCGTACGCCTTCGCGTGGATGCCGTTCCCGGGCCGGGACTTCCTGTTCGTCGCCGTCTTCGCGCTGCAGATCGTGCCCCTGCAGGTCGCGCTCATCCCGCTGCTCGACATCTACGTCAACAAGCTCGGGTTCGGTGCGTCCTACTGGAGCGTGTGGTTGTCGCACACGATCTTCGCGCTACCGCTCGCGACGTTCCTCATCCACAACTTCATGAAGGAGCTGCCCGGCGAGCTCATGGAGGCCGCCCGGGTCGACGGTGCGGGGCACGTGACGATCTTCTTCAAGATCCTCCTGCCGCTGCTCACCCCGGCCCTCGCGGCGTTCGGCATCTTCCAGTTCCTCTGGGTCTGGAACGACCTGCTCGTCTCGCTCGTGTTCCTCGGTGGCACACCGGACGTCGCCCCGGTGACCGTCCGCGTCGCCGAGCTCTCGGGCTCGCGCGGCAGCGCCTGGTACATCCTCTCGGCCGGTGCGTTCATCTCGATGGTCGTCCCCGTCGCGGTGTTCCTCGCCCTCCAGCGCTTCTTCGTCCGCGGCCTGCTCGCGGGCGGGCTCAAGGGCTGA
- a CDS encoding DNA topoisomerase IV subunit A gives MAKRTTTPPPPEDALGKVVDIDVEEEMRSAFLEYSYSVIYSRALPDARDGLKPVQRRILYGMSELGLRPDRPHVKSSRVVGEVMGKYHPHGDQAIYDALVRLAQPWTMRLPLVDGHGNFGSLDDGPAASRYTEARMAPAALLMVTSLDEETVDFVPNYDDSLLQPGVLPAAYPNLLVNGTSGIAVGMATNMAPHNLVEVVGAARHLLDHPDCSLDDLMKFVPGPDLPGGGRIVGLDGIRDAYLTGRGKFLTRASARVEKLTPRRMGIVVTELPYLVGPEKVIERVKVLVQAKKLQGISDVKDLTDRKNGLRLVFEVKNGFNPEAVLEQLYKHTPMEDSFGINNVALVDGQPQTLGLKELLRVYVQFRTDVVRRRTEYRLGKRRDRLHLVEGLLVAILDIDEVIQLIRASDDASAARARLIDVFDLSEVQAEYILELQLRRLTKFSRIELEAERDELKRLIEELEAILGDEKLLRRTVSGELADVAKAHGTPRRTVLLESAGTPVTQTTPLEVSDDPCWVLLSSTGLLARTSTAEPIPADGPRAKHDAIIGAVRTTARGEFALVTSRGRMVRMSALELPALPPLGGSPSLSGGAPLAVYVDLPRGEEPLTIVSLDPSGPGLALGTAQGVVKRVVPEYPKSPDWEVVSLKDGDSVVGAVELRDGAEDLVFVSSDAQLLRFPAASVRPQGRAAGGMAGIRLSPKASAVFFGAIDPAAENVVVTSSGSSDALPGTQGGSMKVAPYTEYPAKGRATGGVRAHRFLRGEDALVLAWVGALPARASGAGGVALELPAATGKRDGSGTPHAAVVAGIGAPVR, from the coding sequence ATGGCCAAGCGCACCACCACCCCGCCTCCCCCCGAGGACGCCCTCGGCAAGGTCGTCGACATCGACGTCGAGGAGGAGATGCGCAGCGCGTTCCTCGAGTACTCCTACAGCGTCATCTACAGCCGGGCGCTGCCCGACGCCCGCGACGGGCTCAAGCCGGTCCAGCGCCGCATCCTCTACGGGATGTCCGAGCTCGGCCTGCGCCCGGACCGCCCGCACGTCAAGTCCTCCCGCGTCGTCGGCGAGGTCATGGGCAAGTACCACCCGCACGGCGACCAGGCGATCTACGACGCCCTCGTGCGCCTGGCCCAGCCGTGGACGATGCGCCTGCCGCTCGTCGACGGCCACGGCAACTTCGGCTCCCTCGACGACGGCCCGGCCGCCTCCCGCTACACCGAGGCCCGGATGGCCCCCGCAGCGCTGCTCATGGTCACGAGCCTCGACGAGGAGACCGTCGACTTCGTCCCCAACTACGACGACTCCCTCCTCCAGCCCGGCGTCCTGCCGGCCGCCTACCCGAACCTGCTCGTCAACGGCACGAGCGGCATCGCCGTCGGGATGGCGACGAACATGGCGCCGCACAACCTCGTCGAGGTCGTCGGCGCCGCCCGGCACCTGCTCGACCACCCCGACTGCTCCCTCGACGACCTCATGAAGTTCGTCCCCGGCCCCGACCTGCCCGGCGGCGGCCGCATCGTCGGGCTCGACGGCATCCGCGACGCGTACCTCACCGGCCGCGGCAAGTTCCTCACCCGCGCCAGCGCCCGCGTCGAGAAGCTCACCCCCCGCCGGATGGGCATCGTCGTCACCGAGCTGCCCTACCTCGTCGGCCCCGAGAAGGTCATCGAGCGGGTCAAGGTCCTCGTCCAGGCCAAGAAGCTCCAGGGCATCTCCGACGTCAAGGACCTCACCGACCGCAAGAACGGCCTGCGCCTGGTCTTCGAGGTCAAGAACGGGTTCAACCCCGAGGCCGTCCTCGAGCAGCTCTACAAGCACACGCCGATGGAGGACTCCTTCGGCATCAACAACGTCGCGCTCGTCGACGGCCAGCCGCAGACCCTCGGGCTCAAGGAGCTGCTGCGCGTCTACGTGCAGTTCCGCACCGACGTCGTGCGCCGGCGCACCGAGTACCGCCTCGGCAAGCGCAGGGACCGCCTGCACCTCGTCGAGGGCCTGCTCGTCGCGATCCTCGACATCGACGAGGTCATCCAGCTGATCCGCGCCAGCGACGACGCCTCCGCCGCGCGCGCCCGCCTCATCGACGTCTTCGACCTCTCCGAGGTCCAGGCCGAGTACATCCTCGAGCTCCAGCTGCGTCGGCTCACGAAGTTCTCGCGCATCGAGCTCGAGGCCGAGCGCGACGAGCTGAAGCGCCTCATCGAGGAGCTCGAGGCCATCCTCGGCGACGAGAAGCTGCTGCGCCGCACCGTCTCCGGCGAGCTCGCCGACGTGGCCAAGGCCCACGGCACCCCCCGCCGCACCGTGCTCCTGGAGTCGGCCGGTACGCCCGTCACGCAGACCACGCCGCTCGAGGTCAGCGACGACCCGTGCTGGGTGCTGCTCTCCTCGACCGGTCTGCTCGCCCGCACCTCGACCGCGGAGCCGATCCCCGCCGACGGTCCCCGCGCCAAGCACGACGCGATCATCGGCGCCGTGCGCACCACCGCGAGAGGCGAGTTCGCGCTCGTCACCTCCCGCGGCCGGATGGTCCGGATGTCCGCCCTCGAGCTGCCGGCGCTGCCGCCGCTCGGTGGCTCCCCCAGCCTCTCGGGCGGTGCGCCGCTGGCGGTCTACGTCGACCTGCCGCGCGGCGAGGAGCCGCTGACCATCGTCTCGCTCGACCCCTCCGGCCCGGGGCTCGCGCTCGGCACGGCACAGGGCGTCGTCAAGCGGGTCGTGCCCGAGTACCCGAAGAGCCCCGACTGGGAGGTCGTCTCGCTCAAGGACGGCGACTCCGTCGTCGGGGCGGTCGAGCTGCGCGACGGCGCCGAGGACCTCGTCTTCGTCTCGAGCGACGCCCAGCTGCTGCGCTTCCCGGCCGCCTCGGTCCGCCCGCAGGGTCGCGCCGCCGGCGGTATGGCGGGGATCCGCCTCTCCCCCAAGGCTTCCGCCGTGTTCTTCGGAGCCATCGACCCCGCCGCCGAGAACGTCGTCGTCACCTCCTCCGGGTCGTCCGACGCGCTGCCCGGCACCCAGGGCGGCTCGATGAAGGTCGCGCCGTACACGGAGTACCCGGCCAAGGGGCGGGCGACCGGAGGCGTCCGTGCGCACCGGTTCCTGCGCGGCGAGGACGCGCTCGTCCTCGCATGGGTCGGGGCCCTGCCGGCCCGCGCCTCCGGGGCCGGCGGCGTCGCCCTCGAGCTGCCCGCGGCGACGGGCAAGCGCGACGGCTCCGGCACGCCGCACGCCGCGGTCGTCGCGGGCATCGGCGCGCCCGTCCGCTGA
- a CDS encoding ABC transporter substrate-binding protein, whose translation MALISTRRALAFSGVLAVALSATACGSGDSGGSGDTASSGGTSSIDCAPYTAFGDLKGKTVSVYTSITAPEDGPHIASYKPFEECTGVTIKYEGSKEFEAQLPVRVKGGNAPDIAYLPQPGLLQTMVATGAVKPAPAEVTANVDKNMPDFKEYGTVDGTFYAAALGANVKSFVWYSPSAFADKGYQIPTTWDELLALTDKIAKDNPDAKPWCAGIESGDATGWPATDWVEDVMLRTAGAETYDKWVKHEIPFNDPSVATALAEVGKILKNPAYVNGGFGDVKTIASTSFQDAGQPILDGSCYMHRQASFYAANWPEGTKVAEDGDVWAFYLPSKTAEDRPVLGGGEFVAAFADRPEVKAFQTYLSSVEWANERAKTCGSGGCVTANKNADASLLKNPVDKLSAEQLTDANATFRFDGSDLMPGAVGAGTFWKGMTDWITGKDDASTLDYIEQSWPKS comes from the coding sequence ATGGCCCTCATCTCGACGCGCCGCGCCCTGGCGTTCTCCGGAGTCCTGGCGGTGGCCCTCAGCGCCACGGCCTGCGGCTCCGGTGACTCCGGCGGTTCCGGCGACACCGCGAGCAGCGGTGGCACCAGCAGCATCGACTGCGCGCCCTACACGGCGTTCGGCGACCTCAAGGGCAAGACGGTCTCCGTCTACACCTCGATCACCGCGCCCGAGGACGGGCCGCACATCGCCTCCTACAAGCCGTTCGAGGAGTGCACCGGCGTCACCATCAAGTACGAAGGCTCCAAGGAGTTCGAGGCGCAGCTCCCGGTCCGCGTCAAGGGCGGCAACGCCCCCGACATCGCGTACCTGCCGCAGCCCGGCCTGCTCCAGACGATGGTCGCCACCGGCGCCGTGAAGCCGGCCCCGGCCGAGGTCACCGCCAACGTCGACAAGAACATGCCCGACTTCAAGGAGTACGGCACCGTCGACGGCACGTTCTACGCCGCCGCCCTCGGCGCCAACGTCAAGTCCTTCGTCTGGTACTCCCCCTCGGCCTTCGCCGACAAGGGCTACCAGATCCCGACGACCTGGGACGAGCTCCTCGCCCTGACCGACAAGATCGCCAAGGACAACCCGGACGCCAAGCCGTGGTGCGCGGGCATCGAGTCCGGCGACGCCACCGGCTGGCCGGCGACGGACTGGGTCGAGGACGTCATGCTCCGCACGGCGGGTGCGGAGACCTACGACAAGTGGGTCAAGCACGAGATCCCCTTCAACGACCCGTCGGTCGCCACCGCCCTCGCCGAGGTCGGCAAGATCCTCAAGAACCCGGCCTACGTCAACGGCGGCTTCGGTGACGTCAAGACGATCGCCTCCACGTCCTTCCAGGACGCGGGCCAGCCGATCCTCGACGGCTCCTGCTACATGCACCGTCAGGCCTCGTTCTACGCGGCCAACTGGCCCGAGGGCACCAAGGTCGCCGAGGACGGCGACGTCTGGGCCTTCTACCTGCCGTCGAAGACCGCGGAGGACCGCCCGGTCCTCGGTGGTGGCGAGTTCGTCGCCGCCTTCGCCGACCGTCCCGAGGTCAAGGCCTTCCAGACCTACCTCTCCTCGGTCGAGTGGGCCAACGAGCGGGCCAAGACCTGCGGCTCCGGTGGCTGTGTCACCGCCAACAAGAACGCCGACGCCTCGCTGCTGAAGAACCCGGTCGACAAGCTGTCGGCCGAGCAGCTGACCGACGCGAACGCCACCTTCCGCTTCGACGGCTCCGACCTCATGCCGGGCGCCGTGGGTGCGGGCACGTTCTGGAAGGGCATGACCGACTGGATCACCGGCAAGGACGACGCGTCCACGCTGGACTACATCGAGCAGTCCTGGCCGAAGTCCTGA